One part of the Desulfonema ishimotonii genome encodes these proteins:
- the cas2 gene encoding CRISPR-associated endonuclease Cas2 has translation MRLFFLVCFDISDDKKRYRAVKVLKAYGVRVQKSVFECPNLTEHRFVRMKEQLDAVIDHSTDTFRFYFLCRECVARTEFSGIGEPPVTVSYRII, from the coding sequence GTGAGATTGTTTTTTCTGGTCTGCTTTGATATATCGGATGATAAGAAACGGTATCGGGCGGTGAAGGTGCTGAAGGCTTACGGGGTCCGGGTCCAGAAGTCGGTTTTCGAGTGTCCGAACCTGACGGAGCATCGGTTTGTGCGGATGAAGGAACAACTGGATGCGGTGATAGATCACAGTACGGATACGTTCCGGTTTTATTTTCTGTGCCGGGAGTGTGTGGCCCGGACGGAGTTTTCCGGGATCGGTGAGCCGCCGGTTACGGTCTCTTACCGTATCATTTGA